One Diospyros lotus cultivar Yz01 chromosome 1, ASM1463336v1, whole genome shotgun sequence genomic window carries:
- the LOC127797989 gene encoding uncharacterized protein LOC127797989 isoform X3: METAAGVPAARGVSLPSRKEWRAVSELSVRNAGSEDLERSKLGQSDERTIYEQGREPADVDFCSITIDGSSDNDILQQRLHNVAGQREELQQMEIDLRAQIIARSEILEVQKDFDAQIKEHKNANVKLQEQLHEMELAIRELERKMEEKDRELHTIKLDTEAAWAKEDLLRELSKELQTFRGERDNSEAERVQHLKQIHDLQEHIQEKDRQFLELQEQHRVAQETILYKDEQLREAQGWITRVQEMDALQSTTAHSLQAELRERTEQYNQLWIGCQRQFAEMERLHMHTIQQLQLELADARERSGTFSDEPRMSHTNSKDASQFGQNNGNQLDVNGSVTQSVTSGVLPNGNAENVSSFASSGSASSQVDHVHGVPIAPSSLLGMPAYLPSGQVPALHPLLMHQQTVPHSVPTVNQSPVGHFHSVPAISSLQHWQIQQAVSEGSQVSTHDLHPQSQTEPNLLRSDSSYDYEVSANGKAIHPDYLDDRTNKGTEHDNVIPTSAEEGQQVDKSYLGASQPQQNLQHVSSQFRDLRLDPVPQNSEAMENTVTPLTSHGLDGEGFTTEQASSAASVPSSETPNSHANFSETTMNNTAGTVTSEAFLASGQKNTHTGGKTSEISLLDERSLLACIARTIPPGPGGRIRISSTLPNRLGKMLTPLHWHDYKRRYGKLDEFVAGHPELFLIEGDYIQLREGAQEIIAATAAVAKVAAAAKTASSPHSLLLPSVAVTPMAQPHRLRRAPSMELNGHESRPAQTSALTGVGNGTNSGMSGLESSVNKVSAYGRSGANFVGKQQGRTTGVASTFRR; the protein is encoded by the exons ATGGAGACCGCGGCCGGTGTTCCCGCCGCACGCGGTGTTTCGCTGCCTTCCCGCAAGGAGTGGCGCGCTGTTTCTGAGCTTTCCGTTCGAAACGCCGGCAGCGAG GATTTGGAGCGTTCGAAGTTAGGGCAATCCGATGAGAGAACGATATACGAG CAGGGAAGAGAGCCGGCTGATGTGGACTTCTGTTCCATTACCATTGATGGAAGTTCGGACAATGATATTTTGCAGCAGCGACTTCACAATGTTGCCGGGCAAAGAGAGGAGTTGCAGCAAATGGAGATTGACCTTCGAGCTCAAATCATTGCGAGATCGGAGATCCTGGAAGTGCAGAAAGACTTTGATGCTCAGATTAAAGAGCATAAAAATGCTAATGTTAAGCTTCAG GAACAACTACATGAAATGGAACTAGCAATACGTGAGTTGGAGAGGAAGATGGAAGAGAAAGACAGAGAGTTGCATACGATCAAATTAGACACTGAAGCG GCATGGGCTAAGGAGGATTTACTTAGAGAACTGAGCAAGGAATTGCAGACCTTCCG GGGAGAGCGTGATAATTCTGAAGCCGAAAGAGTCCAACACCTCAAACAGATACATGACCTTCAAGAACATATCCAAGAGAAAGATAGGCAGTTCCTTGAGTTGCAGGAGCAG CATAGGGTTGCTCAGGAAACCATCCTTTATAAAGATGAACAGTTGAGGGAAGCTCAAGGGTGGATCACCCGAGTCCAAGAAATGGATGCCTTGCAGTCAACCACAGCTCACTCTTTACAAGCTGAATTGAGAGAACGAACTGAGCAATATAACCAGCTTTGGATTGGTTGCCAGCGGCAG TTTGCTGAGATGGAAAGGCTTCATATGCATACAATACAACAACTTCAGCTTGAACTGGCTGATGCAAGAGAGAGGAGTGGAACTTTCTCTGATGAGCCACGGATGTCCCATACCAATTCAAAAGATGCTTCTCAGTTTGGACAGAACAATGGGAACCAACTTGATGTGAATGGAAGTGTCACACAGAGTGTAACTTCTGGGGTCCTTCCGAATGGAAATGCTGAAAATGTTTCATCTTTTGCTTCAAGTGGCAGTGCTTCAAGCCAG GTTGATCATGTTCATGGTGTTCCAATTGCTCCATCATCCCTACTTGGGATGCCTGCCTACCTTCCATCTGGACAGGTTCCGGCTCTGCATCCATTGCTTATGCATCAGCAGACAGTTCCCCACTCTGTACCCACTGTCAATCAATCTCCTGTTGGCCATTTTCATTCAGTTCCAGCAATTTCGTCTCTTCAACATTGGCAGATCCAACAG GCTGTGTCAGAGGGTTCGCAGGTATCAACTCATGACCTACATCCTCAATCACAAACTGAACCGAATCTGTTGAGATCAGATTCTAGTTATGATTATGAAGTATCTGCAAATGGGAAAGCAATTCATCCAGACTATTTAGATGATCGAACCAACAAAGGAACAGAACATGATAATGTGATTCCCACTTCAGCTGAGGAAGGACAG CAGGTTGATAAAAGTTACCTTGGAGCTTCACAACCTCAACAGAACTTGCAACATGTTTCTTCCCAGTTTCGTGATCTAAGATTAGACCCTGTTCCACAGAATAGCGAGGCAATG GAGAACACTGTTACTCCTTTGACCAGTCATGGACTGGATGGTGAAGGATTTACTACAGAACAAGCAAGTTCTGCTGCCAGTGTACCATCATCTGAAACTCCGAATAGTCATGCAAATTTCAGTGAGACCACAATGAACAATACTGCCGGTACTGTTACTTCTGAAGCATTTTTGGCCTCTGGACAGAAGAACACTCACACAGGTGGAAAGACCTCAGAGATTTCTCTTCTTGATGAAAGATCATTATTAGCTTGCATTGCTCGCACAATTCCTCCTGGACCTGGTGGTAGAATCAGGATTAGCTCTACA CTTCCAAATAGGCTTGGTAAAATGCTTACACCACTACATTGGCATGATTACAAGAGGAGATATGGAAAGCTTGATGAATTTGTGGCTGGTCATCCTGAA TTATTTCTAATTGAAGGGGACTATATACAACTTCGAGAGGGCGCACAAGAAATCATAGCAGCTACAGCAGCTGTTGCTAAAGTGGCAGCAGCTGCCAAAACAGCATCCTCTCCTCACTCATTGTTGTTGCCCTCTGTTGCTGTTACTCCTATGGCACAACCTCACCGTCTGAGGAGAGCCCCGTCAATGGAATTGAATGGCCATGAAAGTAGGCCTGCCCAAACATCTGCACTTACAGGAGTTGGAAATGGAACAAATTCTGGCATGTCAGGTTTGGAAAGCTCTGTAAACAAGGTTTCAGCTTATGGGAGGTCTGGTGCTAATTTTGTTGGAAAACAACAGGGCAG GACAACCGGGGTTGCATCAACTTTCAGAAGATA G
- the LOC127797989 gene encoding uncharacterized protein LOC127797989 isoform X4 encodes METAAGVPAARGVSLPSRKEWRAVSELSVRNAGSEDLERSKLGQSDERTIYEGREPADVDFCSITIDGSSDNDILQQRLHNVAGQREELQQMEIDLRAQIIARSEILEVQKDFDAQIKEHKNANVKLQEQLHEMELAIRELERKMEEKDRELHTIKLDTEAAWAKEDLLRELSKELQTFRGERDNSEAERVQHLKQIHDLQEHIQEKDRQFLELQEQHRVAQETILYKDEQLREAQGWITRVQEMDALQSTTAHSLQAELRERTEQYNQLWIGCQRQFAEMERLHMHTIQQLQLELADARERSGTFSDEPRMSHTNSKDASQFGQNNGNQLDVNGSVTQSVTSGVLPNGNAENVSSFASSGSASSQVDHVHGVPIAPSSLLGMPAYLPSGQVPALHPLLMHQQTVPHSVPTVNQSPVGHFHSVPAISSLQHWQIQQAVSEGSQVSTHDLHPQSQTEPNLLRSDSSYDYEVSANGKAIHPDYLDDRTNKGTEHDNVIPTSAEEGQQVDKSYLGASQPQQNLQHVSSQFRDLRLDPVPQNSEAMENTVTPLTSHGLDGEGFTTEQASSAASVPSSETPNSHANFSETTMNNTAGTVTSEAFLASGQKNTHTGGKTSEISLLDERSLLACIARTIPPGPGGRIRISSTLPNRLGKMLTPLHWHDYKRRYGKLDEFVAGHPELFLIEGDYIQLREGAQEIIAATAAVAKVAAAAKTASSPHSLLLPSVAVTPMAQPHRLRRAPSMELNGHESRPAQTSALTGVGNGTNSGMSGLESSVNKVSAYGRSGANFVGKQQGRTTGVASTFRR; translated from the exons ATGGAGACCGCGGCCGGTGTTCCCGCCGCACGCGGTGTTTCGCTGCCTTCCCGCAAGGAGTGGCGCGCTGTTTCTGAGCTTTCCGTTCGAAACGCCGGCAGCGAG GATTTGGAGCGTTCGAAGTTAGGGCAATCCGATGAGAGAACGATATACGAG GGAAGAGAGCCGGCTGATGTGGACTTCTGTTCCATTACCATTGATGGAAGTTCGGACAATGATATTTTGCAGCAGCGACTTCACAATGTTGCCGGGCAAAGAGAGGAGTTGCAGCAAATGGAGATTGACCTTCGAGCTCAAATCATTGCGAGATCGGAGATCCTGGAAGTGCAGAAAGACTTTGATGCTCAGATTAAAGAGCATAAAAATGCTAATGTTAAGCTTCAG GAACAACTACATGAAATGGAACTAGCAATACGTGAGTTGGAGAGGAAGATGGAAGAGAAAGACAGAGAGTTGCATACGATCAAATTAGACACTGAAGCG GCATGGGCTAAGGAGGATTTACTTAGAGAACTGAGCAAGGAATTGCAGACCTTCCG GGGAGAGCGTGATAATTCTGAAGCCGAAAGAGTCCAACACCTCAAACAGATACATGACCTTCAAGAACATATCCAAGAGAAAGATAGGCAGTTCCTTGAGTTGCAGGAGCAG CATAGGGTTGCTCAGGAAACCATCCTTTATAAAGATGAACAGTTGAGGGAAGCTCAAGGGTGGATCACCCGAGTCCAAGAAATGGATGCCTTGCAGTCAACCACAGCTCACTCTTTACAAGCTGAATTGAGAGAACGAACTGAGCAATATAACCAGCTTTGGATTGGTTGCCAGCGGCAG TTTGCTGAGATGGAAAGGCTTCATATGCATACAATACAACAACTTCAGCTTGAACTGGCTGATGCAAGAGAGAGGAGTGGAACTTTCTCTGATGAGCCACGGATGTCCCATACCAATTCAAAAGATGCTTCTCAGTTTGGACAGAACAATGGGAACCAACTTGATGTGAATGGAAGTGTCACACAGAGTGTAACTTCTGGGGTCCTTCCGAATGGAAATGCTGAAAATGTTTCATCTTTTGCTTCAAGTGGCAGTGCTTCAAGCCAG GTTGATCATGTTCATGGTGTTCCAATTGCTCCATCATCCCTACTTGGGATGCCTGCCTACCTTCCATCTGGACAGGTTCCGGCTCTGCATCCATTGCTTATGCATCAGCAGACAGTTCCCCACTCTGTACCCACTGTCAATCAATCTCCTGTTGGCCATTTTCATTCAGTTCCAGCAATTTCGTCTCTTCAACATTGGCAGATCCAACAG GCTGTGTCAGAGGGTTCGCAGGTATCAACTCATGACCTACATCCTCAATCACAAACTGAACCGAATCTGTTGAGATCAGATTCTAGTTATGATTATGAAGTATCTGCAAATGGGAAAGCAATTCATCCAGACTATTTAGATGATCGAACCAACAAAGGAACAGAACATGATAATGTGATTCCCACTTCAGCTGAGGAAGGACAG CAGGTTGATAAAAGTTACCTTGGAGCTTCACAACCTCAACAGAACTTGCAACATGTTTCTTCCCAGTTTCGTGATCTAAGATTAGACCCTGTTCCACAGAATAGCGAGGCAATG GAGAACACTGTTACTCCTTTGACCAGTCATGGACTGGATGGTGAAGGATTTACTACAGAACAAGCAAGTTCTGCTGCCAGTGTACCATCATCTGAAACTCCGAATAGTCATGCAAATTTCAGTGAGACCACAATGAACAATACTGCCGGTACTGTTACTTCTGAAGCATTTTTGGCCTCTGGACAGAAGAACACTCACACAGGTGGAAAGACCTCAGAGATTTCTCTTCTTGATGAAAGATCATTATTAGCTTGCATTGCTCGCACAATTCCTCCTGGACCTGGTGGTAGAATCAGGATTAGCTCTACA CTTCCAAATAGGCTTGGTAAAATGCTTACACCACTACATTGGCATGATTACAAGAGGAGATATGGAAAGCTTGATGAATTTGTGGCTGGTCATCCTGAA TTATTTCTAATTGAAGGGGACTATATACAACTTCGAGAGGGCGCACAAGAAATCATAGCAGCTACAGCAGCTGTTGCTAAAGTGGCAGCAGCTGCCAAAACAGCATCCTCTCCTCACTCATTGTTGTTGCCCTCTGTTGCTGTTACTCCTATGGCACAACCTCACCGTCTGAGGAGAGCCCCGTCAATGGAATTGAATGGCCATGAAAGTAGGCCTGCCCAAACATCTGCACTTACAGGAGTTGGAAATGGAACAAATTCTGGCATGTCAGGTTTGGAAAGCTCTGTAAACAAGGTTTCAGCTTATGGGAGGTCTGGTGCTAATTTTGTTGGAAAACAACAGGGCAG GACAACCGGGGTTGCATCAACTTTCAGAAGATA G
- the LOC127797989 gene encoding uncharacterized protein LOC127797989 isoform X2 — translation METAAGVPAARGVSLPSRKEWRAVSELSVRNAGSEDLERSKLGQSDERTIYEVQQGREPADVDFCSITIDGSSDNDILQQRLHNVAGQREELQQMEIDLRAQIIARSEILEVQKDFDAQIKEHKNANVKLQEQLHEMELAIRELERKMEEKDRELHTIKLDTEAAWAKEDLLRELSKELQTFRGERDNSEAERVQHLKQIHDLQEHIQEKDRQFLELQEQHRVAQETILYKDEQLREAQGWITRVQEMDALQSTTAHSLQAELRERTEQYNQLWIGCQRQFAEMERLHMHTIQQLQLELADARERSGTFSDEPRMSHTNSKDASQFGQNNGNQLDVNGSVTQSVTSGVLPNGNAENVSSFASSGSASSQVDHVHGVPIAPSSLLGMPAYLPSGQVPALHPLLMHQQTVPHSVPTVNQSPVGHFHSVPAISSLQHWQIQQAVSEGSQVSTHDLHPQSQTEPNLLRSDSSYDYEVSANGKAIHPDYLDDRTNKGTEHDNVIPTSAEEGQVDKSYLGASQPQQNLQHVSSQFRDLRLDPVPQNSEAMENTVTPLTSHGLDGEGFTTEQASSAASVPSSETPNSHANFSETTMNNTAGTVTSEAFLASGQKNTHTGGKTSEISLLDERSLLACIARTIPPGPGGRIRISSTLPNRLGKMLTPLHWHDYKRRYGKLDEFVAGHPELFLIEGDYIQLREGAQEIIAATAAVAKVAAAAKTASSPHSLLLPSVAVTPMAQPHRLRRAPSMELNGHESRPAQTSALTGVGNGTNSGMSGLESSVNKVSAYGRSGANFVGKQQGRTTGVASTFRR, via the exons ATGGAGACCGCGGCCGGTGTTCCCGCCGCACGCGGTGTTTCGCTGCCTTCCCGCAAGGAGTGGCGCGCTGTTTCTGAGCTTTCCGTTCGAAACGCCGGCAGCGAG GATTTGGAGCGTTCGAAGTTAGGGCAATCCGATGAGAGAACGATATACGAG GTGCAGCAGGGAAGAGAGCCGGCTGATGTGGACTTCTGTTCCATTACCATTGATGGAAGTTCGGACAATGATATTTTGCAGCAGCGACTTCACAATGTTGCCGGGCAAAGAGAGGAGTTGCAGCAAATGGAGATTGACCTTCGAGCTCAAATCATTGCGAGATCGGAGATCCTGGAAGTGCAGAAAGACTTTGATGCTCAGATTAAAGAGCATAAAAATGCTAATGTTAAGCTTCAG GAACAACTACATGAAATGGAACTAGCAATACGTGAGTTGGAGAGGAAGATGGAAGAGAAAGACAGAGAGTTGCATACGATCAAATTAGACACTGAAGCG GCATGGGCTAAGGAGGATTTACTTAGAGAACTGAGCAAGGAATTGCAGACCTTCCG GGGAGAGCGTGATAATTCTGAAGCCGAAAGAGTCCAACACCTCAAACAGATACATGACCTTCAAGAACATATCCAAGAGAAAGATAGGCAGTTCCTTGAGTTGCAGGAGCAG CATAGGGTTGCTCAGGAAACCATCCTTTATAAAGATGAACAGTTGAGGGAAGCTCAAGGGTGGATCACCCGAGTCCAAGAAATGGATGCCTTGCAGTCAACCACAGCTCACTCTTTACAAGCTGAATTGAGAGAACGAACTGAGCAATATAACCAGCTTTGGATTGGTTGCCAGCGGCAG TTTGCTGAGATGGAAAGGCTTCATATGCATACAATACAACAACTTCAGCTTGAACTGGCTGATGCAAGAGAGAGGAGTGGAACTTTCTCTGATGAGCCACGGATGTCCCATACCAATTCAAAAGATGCTTCTCAGTTTGGACAGAACAATGGGAACCAACTTGATGTGAATGGAAGTGTCACACAGAGTGTAACTTCTGGGGTCCTTCCGAATGGAAATGCTGAAAATGTTTCATCTTTTGCTTCAAGTGGCAGTGCTTCAAGCCAG GTTGATCATGTTCATGGTGTTCCAATTGCTCCATCATCCCTACTTGGGATGCCTGCCTACCTTCCATCTGGACAGGTTCCGGCTCTGCATCCATTGCTTATGCATCAGCAGACAGTTCCCCACTCTGTACCCACTGTCAATCAATCTCCTGTTGGCCATTTTCATTCAGTTCCAGCAATTTCGTCTCTTCAACATTGGCAGATCCAACAG GCTGTGTCAGAGGGTTCGCAGGTATCAACTCATGACCTACATCCTCAATCACAAACTGAACCGAATCTGTTGAGATCAGATTCTAGTTATGATTATGAAGTATCTGCAAATGGGAAAGCAATTCATCCAGACTATTTAGATGATCGAACCAACAAAGGAACAGAACATGATAATGTGATTCCCACTTCAGCTGAGGAAGGACAG GTTGATAAAAGTTACCTTGGAGCTTCACAACCTCAACAGAACTTGCAACATGTTTCTTCCCAGTTTCGTGATCTAAGATTAGACCCTGTTCCACAGAATAGCGAGGCAATG GAGAACACTGTTACTCCTTTGACCAGTCATGGACTGGATGGTGAAGGATTTACTACAGAACAAGCAAGTTCTGCTGCCAGTGTACCATCATCTGAAACTCCGAATAGTCATGCAAATTTCAGTGAGACCACAATGAACAATACTGCCGGTACTGTTACTTCTGAAGCATTTTTGGCCTCTGGACAGAAGAACACTCACACAGGTGGAAAGACCTCAGAGATTTCTCTTCTTGATGAAAGATCATTATTAGCTTGCATTGCTCGCACAATTCCTCCTGGACCTGGTGGTAGAATCAGGATTAGCTCTACA CTTCCAAATAGGCTTGGTAAAATGCTTACACCACTACATTGGCATGATTACAAGAGGAGATATGGAAAGCTTGATGAATTTGTGGCTGGTCATCCTGAA TTATTTCTAATTGAAGGGGACTATATACAACTTCGAGAGGGCGCACAAGAAATCATAGCAGCTACAGCAGCTGTTGCTAAAGTGGCAGCAGCTGCCAAAACAGCATCCTCTCCTCACTCATTGTTGTTGCCCTCTGTTGCTGTTACTCCTATGGCACAACCTCACCGTCTGAGGAGAGCCCCGTCAATGGAATTGAATGGCCATGAAAGTAGGCCTGCCCAAACATCTGCACTTACAGGAGTTGGAAATGGAACAAATTCTGGCATGTCAGGTTTGGAAAGCTCTGTAAACAAGGTTTCAGCTTATGGGAGGTCTGGTGCTAATTTTGTTGGAAAACAACAGGGCAG GACAACCGGGGTTGCATCAACTTTCAGAAGATA G
- the LOC127797989 gene encoding uncharacterized protein LOC127797989 isoform X1: METAAGVPAARGVSLPSRKEWRAVSELSVRNAGSEDLERSKLGQSDERTIYEVQQGREPADVDFCSITIDGSSDNDILQQRLHNVAGQREELQQMEIDLRAQIIARSEILEVQKDFDAQIKEHKNANVKLQEQLHEMELAIRELERKMEEKDRELHTIKLDTEAAWAKEDLLRELSKELQTFRGERDNSEAERVQHLKQIHDLQEHIQEKDRQFLELQEQHRVAQETILYKDEQLREAQGWITRVQEMDALQSTTAHSLQAELRERTEQYNQLWIGCQRQFAEMERLHMHTIQQLQLELADARERSGTFSDEPRMSHTNSKDASQFGQNNGNQLDVNGSVTQSVTSGVLPNGNAENVSSFASSGSASSQVDHVHGVPIAPSSLLGMPAYLPSGQVPALHPLLMHQQTVPHSVPTVNQSPVGHFHSVPAISSLQHWQIQQAVSEGSQVSTHDLHPQSQTEPNLLRSDSSYDYEVSANGKAIHPDYLDDRTNKGTEHDNVIPTSAEEGQQVDKSYLGASQPQQNLQHVSSQFRDLRLDPVPQNSEAMENTVTPLTSHGLDGEGFTTEQASSAASVPSSETPNSHANFSETTMNNTAGTVTSEAFLASGQKNTHTGGKTSEISLLDERSLLACIARTIPPGPGGRIRISSTLPNRLGKMLTPLHWHDYKRRYGKLDEFVAGHPELFLIEGDYIQLREGAQEIIAATAAVAKVAAAAKTASSPHSLLLPSVAVTPMAQPHRLRRAPSMELNGHESRPAQTSALTGVGNGTNSGMSGLESSVNKVSAYGRSGANFVGKQQGRTTGVASTFRR; this comes from the exons ATGGAGACCGCGGCCGGTGTTCCCGCCGCACGCGGTGTTTCGCTGCCTTCCCGCAAGGAGTGGCGCGCTGTTTCTGAGCTTTCCGTTCGAAACGCCGGCAGCGAG GATTTGGAGCGTTCGAAGTTAGGGCAATCCGATGAGAGAACGATATACGAG GTGCAGCAGGGAAGAGAGCCGGCTGATGTGGACTTCTGTTCCATTACCATTGATGGAAGTTCGGACAATGATATTTTGCAGCAGCGACTTCACAATGTTGCCGGGCAAAGAGAGGAGTTGCAGCAAATGGAGATTGACCTTCGAGCTCAAATCATTGCGAGATCGGAGATCCTGGAAGTGCAGAAAGACTTTGATGCTCAGATTAAAGAGCATAAAAATGCTAATGTTAAGCTTCAG GAACAACTACATGAAATGGAACTAGCAATACGTGAGTTGGAGAGGAAGATGGAAGAGAAAGACAGAGAGTTGCATACGATCAAATTAGACACTGAAGCG GCATGGGCTAAGGAGGATTTACTTAGAGAACTGAGCAAGGAATTGCAGACCTTCCG GGGAGAGCGTGATAATTCTGAAGCCGAAAGAGTCCAACACCTCAAACAGATACATGACCTTCAAGAACATATCCAAGAGAAAGATAGGCAGTTCCTTGAGTTGCAGGAGCAG CATAGGGTTGCTCAGGAAACCATCCTTTATAAAGATGAACAGTTGAGGGAAGCTCAAGGGTGGATCACCCGAGTCCAAGAAATGGATGCCTTGCAGTCAACCACAGCTCACTCTTTACAAGCTGAATTGAGAGAACGAACTGAGCAATATAACCAGCTTTGGATTGGTTGCCAGCGGCAG TTTGCTGAGATGGAAAGGCTTCATATGCATACAATACAACAACTTCAGCTTGAACTGGCTGATGCAAGAGAGAGGAGTGGAACTTTCTCTGATGAGCCACGGATGTCCCATACCAATTCAAAAGATGCTTCTCAGTTTGGACAGAACAATGGGAACCAACTTGATGTGAATGGAAGTGTCACACAGAGTGTAACTTCTGGGGTCCTTCCGAATGGAAATGCTGAAAATGTTTCATCTTTTGCTTCAAGTGGCAGTGCTTCAAGCCAG GTTGATCATGTTCATGGTGTTCCAATTGCTCCATCATCCCTACTTGGGATGCCTGCCTACCTTCCATCTGGACAGGTTCCGGCTCTGCATCCATTGCTTATGCATCAGCAGACAGTTCCCCACTCTGTACCCACTGTCAATCAATCTCCTGTTGGCCATTTTCATTCAGTTCCAGCAATTTCGTCTCTTCAACATTGGCAGATCCAACAG GCTGTGTCAGAGGGTTCGCAGGTATCAACTCATGACCTACATCCTCAATCACAAACTGAACCGAATCTGTTGAGATCAGATTCTAGTTATGATTATGAAGTATCTGCAAATGGGAAAGCAATTCATCCAGACTATTTAGATGATCGAACCAACAAAGGAACAGAACATGATAATGTGATTCCCACTTCAGCTGAGGAAGGACAG CAGGTTGATAAAAGTTACCTTGGAGCTTCACAACCTCAACAGAACTTGCAACATGTTTCTTCCCAGTTTCGTGATCTAAGATTAGACCCTGTTCCACAGAATAGCGAGGCAATG GAGAACACTGTTACTCCTTTGACCAGTCATGGACTGGATGGTGAAGGATTTACTACAGAACAAGCAAGTTCTGCTGCCAGTGTACCATCATCTGAAACTCCGAATAGTCATGCAAATTTCAGTGAGACCACAATGAACAATACTGCCGGTACTGTTACTTCTGAAGCATTTTTGGCCTCTGGACAGAAGAACACTCACACAGGTGGAAAGACCTCAGAGATTTCTCTTCTTGATGAAAGATCATTATTAGCTTGCATTGCTCGCACAATTCCTCCTGGACCTGGTGGTAGAATCAGGATTAGCTCTACA CTTCCAAATAGGCTTGGTAAAATGCTTACACCACTACATTGGCATGATTACAAGAGGAGATATGGAAAGCTTGATGAATTTGTGGCTGGTCATCCTGAA TTATTTCTAATTGAAGGGGACTATATACAACTTCGAGAGGGCGCACAAGAAATCATAGCAGCTACAGCAGCTGTTGCTAAAGTGGCAGCAGCTGCCAAAACAGCATCCTCTCCTCACTCATTGTTGTTGCCCTCTGTTGCTGTTACTCCTATGGCACAACCTCACCGTCTGAGGAGAGCCCCGTCAATGGAATTGAATGGCCATGAAAGTAGGCCTGCCCAAACATCTGCACTTACAGGAGTTGGAAATGGAACAAATTCTGGCATGTCAGGTTTGGAAAGCTCTGTAAACAAGGTTTCAGCTTATGGGAGGTCTGGTGCTAATTTTGTTGGAAAACAACAGGGCAG GACAACCGGGGTTGCATCAACTTTCAGAAGATA G